TAAAATTTATCCTACATTCATCTAGATTAATAAATTACGGCCATTCCAAAAAAGTCATTTTAGATCTAAGTGTGCTAAGGGCCTGAGGTGTAATCCCTAAAAAAGCAGCTATCATTCGTTGCGGGATTCGATTGGGGAGTTCGGGATAAGTTTTCAGAAAGTATTGGTATCGATCTATGGCAGGAGCACTCATCAACATCAATACCCTGCGTTGCAAAATTCCCATTCTTCTGTATAAAAGATGGGTATATTCAGTAATTTCTTGGTTTGAAAGGCTGGTGATGGAGAAGCTATCTTGATCAAAAATCATTACCTCAGCATCTTCCAGACAATCAATAAAAAGCTGTCCGGGTTTGTCGTATTCCAATGATTCTATATCGCCCACAATCCATCCTTCAGGCGCAAAACTAAAAATGTGTTCTTTACCTTTGCTGTCAATAATGTAGCTTCTTACTATGCCTTTTTTAACATAATATCTATGGGCATTGAGTTCACCGGAGTGCTGAATGATTTCTCCCTTACGATAGCTTTTGTTTTTGACGCTTGAGTTATTTTCTAATATGGATGCTAAATTCTCCATTTAGTAAATATAATAATTTTGCAAGAGGAATTTGATAGACTAGTTGCTAATGCCTTAGGTTTCATAATAAAGGAGAAAGTAGATAATGCGTTATGCCAAAAATATATGCACTTTCTTAGCATGAACAATTTAAAGTTTTTGCTGTTATTTGCAGTGGAATTCAATTCGAAGTAAAGCACGCCTATCGAGTCACCTTTCTTATTGAAATATTTTATTTATTTATCTCGTTACCCACATTAAGCAATGGCTATTATTATTTTTATCCTAGTATTATGGTATGGAGGTCTTTTCTTTCAGACTTTCTTTCTTCATCGTTATGCAGCCCACCAAACTTTTAGCATGTCTAAATTTATGGAAAAACTTACTTATATATTAACCTGGGTTTTCCAGGGAAGTAGTTATTTAAGTGCTTATGGCTACGGCATTATGCATAGAATACATCATGCTTATACGGATACAGAAAACGATCCGCATTCTCCTAAATATGATAAAACGCTTTTCGCTATGATGTGGAAAACCAAAAAGATCTATCAAGATATTAATAAAGGACGAATTAAGGTGGAAGAGAAATTCACCACCAATGTACCGCAATGGAAAAGCTTTGATCTTTTTGCTAGTTCAATCTTTTCAAGAGTGCTATGGGCGGCAGTATATATTGCTTTCTTTTACTTTTTTGCAACTGCTTTATGGCAATGGCTATTGCTACCTTTAGTTTTTTTAATGGCACCTATTCACGGGGCCATCATTAATTGGTTTGCACATATCTATGGTTACATAAATTTCAAAGTGAAGGATACTTCCAAGAATTTTCTACCCTTCGATTTTTTGATGATGGGGGAAGCCTATCATAACAACCATCATAAAAGAAGTGGCAATCCTAATTTTGGAGGTGTGAGATGGCACGAGATTGACCCAACTTACTTGATCATGAAAGTATTGAACAAGTTTGGTATTATTCAGATGAAGAAAGTCAAGGTGTAAAGAATTTGACTTGCAATTGCTATAGTCGCCACCTTAAATCATCTTTTTGTAATCGGGATGAGCTGTCAAATTTTGTCTTGTTTAAAGTTTGACAGATGCTTGCTTAATCTTTAAAATTAGGAGCGCGTTTTTCCATGCTGGCTTTAAAAGCTTCACTCAAATCATCAGAAAGTAACATGGCAGCGTTCCAGGTAGCCATATACTGCAGTGAGTCTTCCACCGAATGATCTCGGCTGTATTTCAATACTTCTTTGGTGCCTCGAATGGACAAAGGAGATTTTGAAGCTATTGTAGTAGCCAGTTTATGAGTACTTTCCATCATTTCATCTCTTGAAGAATAAGATTGATTGACTAGCCCAATTTCCTTGGCCTCTTTGCCGTCCATTTTTCTGCCCGTATAGGCCATTTCGGAAACCATACCAGGAGAAATTAATTTGGGCAGGCGTTGCAAAGTTCCTAAATCGGCTACCATTCCTAAGTCAATTTCTTTTATGGTAAAATAGGCATCATCACTGCAATAGCGCATATCACAAGCGGCAATGATATCGACTCCCCCACCTATGCAGCCACCATGCACAGCAGCCAAAACAGGTTTCTTACATTTTTCGATGGCGTTTACGGCTTCTTGAAGAGTAAATACTAATCTTCTGATTTCCTCACTTCTTCTTCCTGCACATTCAATCTTTTGGTATTGACTTACCGACATCAGCAATTCCAAATCAATGCCCGCGCAAAAGTTTTTTCCCGCTCCAGCTAATACAATAGCTCGTACTTCTGCCCTTTCGGAAAGTGAATTAAAGATTTCCTTCATCTCCTTCCAAGCCGGCATATGAATTGCATTGGATTTTTCCGGACGGTTAAAGCTTACTGTTGCTACTTTATTTTCAATCTCAACTCTAAAAAAATCGTATTTCATTTCCTATTGCTTTTATTCAACTATGATATCATCAAGCTCTAGCTCCTTTACAGGGCCTAAGGTTCTCAACCTATCAAGATCGAACTTTGACGCATCTCCATAAATGGTAACCGTTACAGGCTTATTTTTAATATTTTTCTCATAAAACGACACAATGTCGTCAAACTCCAGTTTTGAGTATTGCTCGAAATTAATTTCATTAGGATCTTGCAAATAACCTGTTTTTATAAATGATTCTGCGGTTCGTGATAGCAGTCGGAAGTCCGGTCTGCTGGAACTCGATGTCAATATCAAACCATCTTTTATAGAGGACAGCCTGCTTTCATAAGTTGGCATGTCATTGATAAGCCCTAAAACGACACTAACTGCATCAGTTGTTTTATCAGATTGAGAACCGGTGAATAAAACTAATCTACCCCTTTTCTCGGGCTCGTAGATAGGGTCTATATAATTCCCTCCTGTTGAATATGCCAATGATCTGAATTCACGTACTTCTTGAAATAACAGTCCTGACAGGCTATTGGTATAGTAAGAATTGAATGCCTCCTTTTTATAATCCTCCTCATAATTCAACGGCTCACCATTTACTATATAATATACATAGCTTTGGATTGACTTTTTGTCGTTTACCACATAAAAGGTGGTTTCCGCTACATCCTCTGCTTCCAAGAATGTGTATTGATCAATAGCGTTTTTTCTGAATAATGTAGATGCTGAGATCTTTTCTATTAACTCAGTCTCCTCCTTTTGTCCTACGTAATGGATGGAACTCATTCCATTACTTAGAAGTGCCTGCATTTTGTTCTTGAGCACAGCAGGTTCTAATTTTTTTAATTTTCCCGCTGGCATTCGGCTTTTATAACTGGACTGTTCACCAAAAAGTCCATAGCTATAAAGGATACTGCCACCTGTCGCAGGATTATTGTTGTTGAGCTTATTCTCCGTTTTTCGCTGATTATAAAGAAGTTTGATGGTTTTGTTGGTAGGATTGAAATCTGCTATTAAAGTTTCAATCAAGTCTACCGTCTCATCGAACTTATTGTCTAAACCCGTTATTGAAATATCGAATGAATTATAGTCTGCATTAAAAAAATAGGTGGCCCCTACATCCGCGAATTTTCTTTTCAAATCAGCGGCCGAAAAATCACTAGTGCCTGTGCTGTTGAGCGCTTCCGCTAAGAGGGCATAGTCGGGATCTTTCGTAATTCCTCCAGCAATACTAAAGCGAAGGGTGAAAATATCATTAAGCATATTTTTAGTGTAAAAAATATAATCATCGGTAATCCCAAAATCATTTTTTAGATCTATAAAATTTGGTTCTGCTTGGTTCTCTGGAAGTGCCTGGAATCTTTTAGCATAAGCTGAGGATTCTTCCGTGCGTTCAGAAATAGGCTTATAAGAGGGCTTCTCTAGCTTCGTTTTTTTAGGAAATCCTGTTCTTGATTGTAAAGTGAAATAGTCATCCCCATAGTATTTTTCAGCTGCTTTTTGTACTTCTTCTTTCGAAATGTTTCTAATCTTTTCAGGAAATGATAGGTAGTCTTTATAATCAATATCGTAGATGAAACTTAGACCCAATGTGCGACCTCTTGTACTTAAATTTTCCGTGGAAAGCTCATAATTCCTGTAAATGCCAAACTTTACAGATTCAAAATACTCATCAGTAAAATTGCCTTTTGCAATTTCCTGAAAACCGTCTCTAATCTTGCCCTCAAATTTCTTAAGGCTTCCCCCCAAAAACTTTTGGCACAAAGAAAATGAAGGCTGATCCATCTTCTTCCAGAAAATCCTGCTCCCCTCCTGCATATAAAAGCTCGTTATTGAGATTCATTTTATCGATAAAGCCTGTTTGGTTACTGTTAGACATCATTCCACCCACTATTTCCAAAGCAGGACGATCAGGATGCCCTGCCGGCACCAATTTATATCCCATGAAGCCCACTTTTATGGGTGTTATTCTGACCTTTTCCACTTCTCTTCCATCAAAACTGTTTCTTGTATACTGAGGAAATTCCGGTTCTTTTCCTCTCTTTAATTTACCAAATGATTCGGTAATCAAAGGCTTAACCTCTGTAGCATCGAAATTTCCCGAGAGCACTAAAGCCATATTATTGGCCACATAATATTTTTGAAAATACTCATACATTTTGGTTAAGGAGGGATTCTTTAAATGCTCCACACTGCCCAAAACAGTTTGGGTGCTATAAGGATGATCCCCATAAATATATTCATTGAATTTGGTAAATACTCTTCGTTGCAAATCATCTCCTGCCCTATTTTTTTCTTCGTAAACTGCTTCGAGCTCACTTTGAAAAAGTCGAAAAACAGGGTTTTGAAACCTGTGGGAGTAAATATCAAGCCACTTGGTCATCTGATTGGCTGGAAAAAAATTATAGTAATACGTATAGTCGTAATTCGTTCCGGCATTTACTCCACTGCCTCCAATTGATTTAACCAGGCGGTCAAATTCATTGGGTATTGCAAATTGCGAAGCTTTCAATTCTTGTGCATTAATCATCTTTTGAATTTGAAGCTTCGTCTCAGGACTTTTGGTAATTGCTAGTTCATCATACAAAGTCTTTATGGAGTCAAGGTGCGTCTTTTCAGTTTCGTAGTTTTGAGTGCCTAGTTCCTTCGTTCCCTTGAACAGCATATGTTCAAGATAGTGGGCAATTCCTGTTGCCTCTGCCGGATCATCTTTACCTCCTGCATTTACCCAAACAGCGCCATATACATTA
This is a stretch of genomic DNA from Marivirga harenae. It encodes these proteins:
- a CDS encoding Crp/Fnr family transcriptional regulator; translated protein: MENLASILENNSSVKNKSYRKGEIIQHSGELNAHRYYVKKGIVRSYIIDSKGKEHIFSFAPEGWIVGDIESLEYDKPGQLFIDCLEDAEVMIFDQDSFSITSLSNQEITEYTHLLYRRMGILQRRVLMLMSAPAIDRYQYFLKTYPELPNRIPQRMIAAFLGITPQALSTLRSKMTFLEWP
- a CDS encoding acyl-CoA desaturase, with protein sequence MAIIIFILVLWYGGLFFQTFFLHRYAAHQTFSMSKFMEKLTYILTWVFQGSSYLSAYGYGIMHRIHHAYTDTENDPHSPKYDKTLFAMMWKTKKIYQDINKGRIKVEEKFTTNVPQWKSFDLFASSIFSRVLWAAVYIAFFYFFATALWQWLLLPLVFLMAPIHGAIINWFAHIYGYINFKVKDTSKNFLPFDFLMMGEAYHNNHHKRSGNPNFGGVRWHEIDPTYLIMKVLNKFGIIQMKKVKV
- a CDS encoding crotonase/enoyl-CoA hydratase family protein, whose translation is MKYDFFRVEIENKVATVSFNRPEKSNAIHMPAWKEMKEIFNSLSERAEVRAIVLAGAGKNFCAGIDLELLMSVSQYQKIECAGRRSEEIRRLVFTLQEAVNAIEKCKKPVLAAVHGGCIGGGVDIIAACDMRYCSDDAYFTIKEIDLGMVADLGTLQRLPKLISPGMVSEMAYTGRKMDGKEAKEIGLVNQSYSSRDEMMESTHKLATTIASKSPLSIRGTKEVLKYSRDHSVEDSLQYMATWNAAMLLSDDLSEAFKASMEKRAPNFKD
- a CDS encoding insulinase family protein translates to MGGSLKKFEGKIRDGFQEIAKGNFTDEYFESVKFGIYRNYELSTENLSTRGRTLGLSFIYDIDYKDYLSFPEKIRNISKEEVQKAAEKYYGDDYFTLQSRTGFPKKTKLEKPSYKPISERTEESSAYAKRFQALPENQAEPNFIDLKNDFGITDDYIFYTKNMLNDIFTLRFSIAGGITKDPDYALLAEALNSTGTSDFSAADLKRKFADVGATYFFNADYNSFDISITGLDNKFDETVDLIETLIADFNPTNKTIKLLYNQRKTENKLNNNNPATGGSILYSYGLFGEQSSYKSRMPAGKLKKLEPAVLKNKMQALLSNGMSSIHYVGQKEETELIEKISASTLFRKNAIDQYTFLEAEDVAETTFYVVNDKKSIQSYVYYIVNGEPLNYEEDYKKEAFNSYYTNSLSGLLFQEVREFRSLAYSTGGNYIDPIYEPEKRGRLVLFTGSQSDKTTDAVSVVLGLINDMPTYESRLSSIKDGLILTSSSSRPDFRLLSRTAESFIKTGYLQDPNEINFEQYSKLEFDDIVSFYEKNIKNKPVTVTIYGDASKFDLDRLRTLGPVKELELDDIIVE
- a CDS encoding M16 family metallopeptidase, which gives rise to MRNLLFPLLLLTSSILCAQDPIINVEQYELPNGLKVYLNEDKNASNVYGAVWVNAGGKDDPAEATGIAHYLEHMLFKGTKELGTQNYETEKTHLDSIKTLYDELAITKSPETKLQIQKMINAQELKASQFAIPNEFDRLVKSIGGSGVNAGTNYDYTYYYNFFPANQMTKWLDIYSHRFQNPVFRLFQSELEAVYEEKNRAGDDLQRRVFTKFNEYIYGDHPYSTQTVLGSVEHLKNPSLTKMYEYFQKYYVANNMALVLSGNFDATEVKPLITESFGKLKRGKEPEFPQYTRNSFDGREVEKVRITPIKVGFMGYKLVPAGHPDRPALEIVGGMMSNSNQTGFIDKMNLNNELLYAGGEQDFLEEDGSAFIFFVPKVFGGKP